Genomic DNA from Bryobacter aggregatus MPL3:
GGCGATGTAGAGAACTCCCTTTCGATCGACGAAAACGCCGTGAGGCCGGTTCATCTTGCACTGCAAGGGATCGCCATCCGGCCCGTCGCCTTTTTCGCCTGTCCCGGCCACCCGGGTCAAGGTGCCCTTCTTCAGGTTGAAGCGCTGCACGGCGTGGTTCTCCGTGTCCGCAATGAACAGATTCTGCTTTGGGCCGGCAGAGATGCCCTTGGGCCCATTCATCCCCGTGCTGGCCAACAGATGGTAAGTGCCATGCTTCGGGTCCACTTCATACAATGCGTTGCCCTGGCGCTTGATGATGTAGAGCTTGCCGTCGGCAGCAACTTCGATCGCGCGCGGAGCGAGCAGCGGTGTGTCGAAGGTCTTGGCGCCTTCGACTGGATCCTTCTTCTGCCCATTGCCGAGGTAGGTTTCGATGAGGCCGGATTTCAGATCAATGCGGCGCACGCGGTCGTTGCCAATGTCGCAGATGAGCAGACGGCCTGCGTGGTCAAAGACGATGCTATGTGGCTGGCGCAGGCTAGCCTTTACAGCGTAGCCGCCATCACCGCTAAAGCCGGCTTTGCCGGTTCCGGCAATGGTGCGGATGAATCCGGATTTCTTGTCGACCCGGCGAATTACATGATTGGTCATGTCGGCAAAGAACAGATTGCCTTTTGTGTCAAAACGTACCTCATAGGGTTGGTCAA
This window encodes:
- a CDS encoding SMP-30/gluconolactonase/LRE family protein, translated to MKTFFLLLTLLATASAQKIETLIGDGKPGLSDTQVNNPYGLTIGPDRALYWCDIDGHVIRRMDLKTRKTSIVVGTGVKGNSGDGNLATKAEIDQPYEVRFDTKGNLFFADMTNHVIRRVDKKSGFIRTIAGTGKAGFSGDGGYAVKASLRQPHSIVFDHAGRLLICDIGNDRVRRIDLKSGLIETYLGNGQKKDPVEGAKTFDTPLLAPRAIEVAADGKLYIIKRQGNALYEVDPKHGTYHLLASTGMNGPKGISAGPKQNLFIADTENHAVQRFNLKKGTLTRVAGTGEKGDGPDGDPLQCKMNRPHGVFVDRKGVLYIADSEAHRIRRMQIALR